The following are encoded together in the ANME-2 cluster archaeon genome:
- a CDS encoding GMP synthase subunit A: MTDLKILVINNFGQFCHLIHRALRDLDVETRIIANTLSNEEILAMEPDGLILSGGPTIDRIGRAEEMVRELELPILGICLGHQLMARAYGGEIATGQKGGYAAIQVEILDEDEILKGIGPVTSVWASHADEVTRLPFDFIQLARSNVCEVEAMRHKTKPLFGVQWHPEVSHTEKGDELLQNFFRICEKEIIQ; the protein is encoded by the coding sequence ATGACTGACCTTAAGATCCTGGTAATAAACAACTTCGGCCAGTTCTGCCACCTCATCCACAGAGCGTTGCGTGACCTGGATGTGGAGACCCGCATCATTGCAAATACCCTTTCAAACGAGGAGATACTGGCTATGGAGCCCGATGGCCTGATATTGAGCGGCGGCCCCACCATAGACCGTATAGGCCGGGCAGAGGAGATGGTCAGGGAACTGGAGCTGCCCATACTGGGCATCTGCCTGGGACACCAGTTGATGGCCAGGGCCTACGGTGGTGAAATAGCTACCGGTCAAAAAGGGGGATATGCCGCCATACAGGTAGAGATACTGGACGAGGACGAGATATTGAAAGGGATTGGGCCTGTCACCAGTGTATGGGCATCCCATGCCGATGAGGTCACCAGACTGCCTTTTGATTTTATCCAGCTGGCCCGGAGCAATGTATGTGAGGTCGAAGCCATGCGGCATAAGACAAAACCGCTGTTCGGGGTACAGTGGCATCCTGAGGTCAGCCATACAGAGAAAGGGGATGAACTGTTGCAGAATTTCTTCAGGATATGTGAGAAGGAAATAATTCAATGA